In one window of Saprospiraceae bacterium DNA:
- a CDS encoding ABC transporter permease: MNKLGLIISREYLTKVKNWKFILTTLLTPLGFLVFFIVIGIIFSYEGDKTYKIAVINKSSMQLDLPSQGEKFNFIISNESMETLRAGFETSGTDGIWVLPEMAGVDVSNYTSYFYSNNPLDIEMESRLEKYLEEGIRDHKIKLLALDKSELDKLKTKVSIDPEPIAPEEKDRSAHTVKIATVIGGAMGYIIFFIIFLYGASVMRSVADEKVNRVVEVIISSAKPVELMLGKVIGVGLVGLTQILIWLILIPVIYFLGMQIAGIDVQQLQEASQPMSAQAPIDQDELATIIREIAALNWLKIGLVFILYFIGGYFLYASMFAAIGAATGDDINDAQSLTIIVTIPIILAIYVMFQAIRLPESSLATFAAFFPLFSPITMPALLAFDPPWWKVLLSLLVLFGFCYVMIWLASRIYRVGILMYGKKASLKEIGRWILKS, from the coding sequence ATGAATAAACTCGGACTCATCATCAGCAGAGAATATCTGACCAAGGTCAAAAATTGGAAATTTATCCTCACCACTTTACTGACTCCTTTGGGATTTCTCGTTTTTTTTATAGTGATCGGGATCATCTTTAGTTATGAAGGCGATAAAACTTATAAAATAGCGGTCATTAATAAGAGCAGCATGCAATTGGATCTGCCGAGCCAGGGCGAAAAATTCAATTTCATCATCAGCAATGAATCCATGGAGACATTACGTGCAGGATTTGAAACTTCTGGCACGGATGGAATTTGGGTACTACCCGAAATGGCCGGTGTAGATGTATCCAATTATACCTCTTATTTCTATTCGAACAATCCTTTGGATATTGAGATGGAATCGCGGCTGGAAAAATACCTCGAGGAAGGTATCCGCGATCATAAAATTAAACTGCTGGCGCTGGATAAAAGTGAACTGGATAAGTTAAAAACAAAAGTCAGTATCGATCCGGAACCCATTGCACCTGAAGAGAAGGACCGGTCTGCGCATACGGTAAAAATTGCTACAGTCATTGGTGGTGCCATGGGTTACATCATTTTCTTCATCATCTTTTTATATGGGGCTTCGGTCATGCGTTCTGTGGCAGATGAGAAAGTAAATCGGGTTGTGGAAGTCATCATTTCTTCCGCCAAACCCGTAGAACTGATGTTGGGAAAAGTAATTGGAGTAGGGCTGGTCGGATTGACTCAGATTTTGATCTGGTTGATTTTAATTCCTGTCATTTATTTTCTGGGAATGCAAATAGCCGGTATCGATGTGCAGCAGCTGCAGGAAGCCAGTCAGCCGATGTCTGCACAAGCACCAATTGACCAGGATGAGTTAGCCACCATCATCAGGGAGATTGCTGCATTAAATTGGTTGAAGATCGGATTGGTGTTCATATTATATTTTATTGGCGGATACTTTTTGTATGCTTCGATGTTTGCAGCGATTGGTGCCGCCACAGGTGATGATATCAACGATGCGCAATCCCTGACGATCATTGTGACCATACCCATTATTTTAGCGATCTATGTCATGTTTCAGGCAATCCGGTTGCCGGAAAGCAGTCTTGCTACATTTGCAGCCTTCTTTCCTTTGTTTAGTCCGATCACCATGCCTGCATTGCTGGCTTTTGATCCGCCCTGGTGGAAAGTATTGTTGTCATTATTAGTCCTATTTGGATTTTGTTACGTCATGATTTGGTTGGCCAGCCGGATATACCGCGTTGGTATTCTGATGTATGGAAAAAAGGCCAGTCTGAAAGAAATCGGAAGGTGGATCTTGAAATCCTGA
- the mscL gene encoding large conductance mechanosensitive channel protein MscL — MFKEFKEFAIQGNLIEIAVGLVMATGFGAVTASFVDGIVMPVVGNIFQIGDLNAAKMVLAAEVKDATGAVTTPESAIYYGKFISTFINFLIIAFVMFMILKSVNKLKKEKTEGTA, encoded by the coding sequence ATGTTCAAAGAATTTAAAGAATTCGCAATCCAGGGAAACCTCATTGAAATTGCTGTCGGCCTTGTCATGGCCACAGGCTTTGGTGCAGTAACAGCCTCCTTTGTAGATGGTATCGTCATGCCGGTGGTTGGAAATATTTTTCAGATCGGCGATTTGAATGCTGCCAAAATGGTTTTGGCTGCTGAAGTAAAAGATGCAACAGGCGCAGTAACCACACCGGAATCTGCAATTTATTATGGCAAATTTATTTCGACTTTTATTAACTTTTTGATCATCGCTTTTGTCATGTTTATGATCCTGAAATCGGTAAATAAACTTAAAAAAGAAAAAACAGAAGGCACAGCATAA
- a CDS encoding aconitate hydratase — translation MPFDLDMLQKHYSSFSQRVAQVRKSLGRPLTLTEKILFTHLHSDSPLRDYQKAKDYVFFAPDRVAMQDATAQMALLQFMTCGKEKTAVPTTVHCDHLILAENGAQQDLNASLKDNAEVFEFLKSISNKYGIGFWKPGAGIIHQIVLENYAFPGGMMIGTDSHTPNAGGLGMIAIGVGGADAVDVMTGMAWELKMPKIIGVKLTGKLSGWTSAKDVILKVAGILTVKGGTGSIVEYFGEGAESLSCTGKGTICNMGAEIGATTSTFGYDASMSRYLKSTGRATVADLCDAIAPDLTGDFECYQEPEKYFDQLIEIDLSTLEPHINGPYTPDLAWPLSKFAQAVRENNYPQKLEVGLIGSCTNSSYEDLSRAASLAKQAVEKQLKAKSEFTVTPGSEQIRYTVERDGFLADFENMGGVVLANACGPCIGQWKRHIDDPTRKNSIITSFNRNFSKRNDGLLSTHAFVASPEIVTALAIAGDLCFNPITDTLTNENGEQVQLDPPTGVELPPMGFDVRDAGYEAPAANGQATEVIINPASSRLQLLAPFTPIQDTDLKNMRVLIKAKGKCTTDHISMAGPWLEFRGHLENISNNCLIGAINAYNDEANKVLNFVNSAYMPVPDSARLYKANGISTVVFGEENYGEGSSREHAAMEPRFLGVKAVVVKSFARIHETNLKKQGMLALTFINPADYEKIRQDDWIDIQGFDEMKPGSPLNLILRHADGTTDAFEVMHTYNEQQINWVREGSALNKIRKELHSA, via the coding sequence CTGCCTTTCGATTTGGATATGCTGCAAAAGCATTACAGCAGTTTTTCGCAACGCGTAGCACAAGTAAGAAAAAGTCTGGGAAGGCCGCTCACACTCACCGAAAAAATATTGTTTACCCATTTGCACAGCGACTCCCCGCTTCGCGATTATCAGAAAGCTAAAGATTACGTATTCTTTGCTCCGGACCGCGTGGCGATGCAGGATGCCACAGCGCAAATGGCTCTTTTGCAATTCATGACTTGTGGCAAAGAAAAAACTGCAGTCCCAACAACAGTCCATTGCGATCACCTGATCCTTGCTGAAAATGGGGCTCAACAAGACTTAAATGCTTCATTGAAAGACAATGCAGAAGTTTTTGAATTTCTCAAATCCATTTCAAATAAATATGGTATTGGTTTTTGGAAACCAGGTGCTGGTATCATTCACCAGATCGTACTCGAGAACTATGCTTTTCCTGGAGGTATGATGATAGGGACCGATTCGCATACGCCCAATGCAGGCGGACTGGGAATGATCGCCATTGGGGTCGGAGGGGCTGATGCGGTTGATGTCATGACCGGTATGGCCTGGGAACTCAAAATGCCAAAAATCATTGGAGTCAAACTTACCGGGAAGTTATCGGGCTGGACCTCAGCCAAAGATGTGATTTTGAAAGTTGCGGGAATCCTGACCGTTAAAGGGGGTACCGGTTCCATCGTGGAATATTTTGGCGAGGGTGCAGAATCCCTTTCCTGCACAGGAAAAGGAACCATATGCAATATGGGTGCAGAAATCGGTGCTACGACTTCTACTTTTGGTTACGATGCATCTATGAGTCGTTACCTGAAGTCAACAGGGAGGGCAACCGTTGCCGATCTTTGCGATGCCATTGCTCCGGATCTAACCGGTGATTTTGAATGCTATCAGGAGCCTGAAAAATATTTCGACCAGCTTATCGAAATCGACCTCTCCACACTCGAACCCCACATCAACGGACCCTATACCCCGGACCTGGCATGGCCGCTATCTAAATTTGCTCAGGCTGTCAGAGAAAACAACTATCCACAAAAATTAGAAGTCGGCCTCATCGGATCCTGTACCAATTCTTCGTATGAAGACCTTTCCCGGGCAGCTTCCCTCGCAAAGCAAGCTGTAGAAAAACAGCTCAAAGCCAAATCTGAATTTACCGTAACTCCGGGTTCAGAGCAAATACGATATACTGTAGAGCGGGATGGATTTCTCGCTGATTTTGAGAATATGGGAGGTGTGGTGCTCGCGAATGCCTGCGGACCTTGCATCGGACAATGGAAACGCCATATAGATGATCCCACCAGAAAAAATTCAATCATTACTTCGTTCAATAGAAATTTTTCAAAAAGAAACGACGGATTATTGAGCACGCATGCATTTGTGGCCTCTCCTGAAATTGTGACTGCATTGGCCATCGCAGGTGACCTATGCTTCAATCCCATCACCGATACCCTGACCAACGAGAACGGTGAGCAAGTCCAATTGGATCCACCTACCGGAGTGGAATTGCCCCCAATGGGATTTGATGTCAGAGACGCCGGTTATGAAGCTCCGGCTGCAAATGGTCAGGCGACAGAAGTCATCATCAATCCTGCCAGCAGTAGATTGCAATTGCTTGCACCCTTTACACCCATACAAGATACGGATCTGAAAAACATGCGCGTATTGATCAAAGCCAAAGGAAAATGCACCACCGATCATATTTCTATGGCCGGGCCCTGGCTGGAGTTCAGGGGTCACCTCGAAAATATTTCCAACAATTGTTTGATCGGCGCCATCAACGCATACAACGATGAGGCCAACAAAGTTCTGAACTTTGTAAATTCAGCTTATATGCCTGTACCCGATTCAGCAAGACTTTACAAAGCCAACGGAATTTCTACAGTGGTGTTTGGCGAAGAAAATTATGGCGAAGGTTCTTCCCGCGAACATGCGGCGATGGAACCCCGCTTTCTGGGTGTAAAAGCCGTCGTCGTGAAATCCTTTGCACGTATCCATGAAACGAATCTAAAAAAGCAGGGAATGCTGGCTTTGACTTTTATAAATCCTGCAGATTATGAGAAAATCAGACAAGATGATTGGATTGATATACAGGGATTCGATGAAATGAAACCCGGTTCTCCATTAAATTTAATTCTTCGTCATGCAGATGGTACAACAGATGCTTTTGAAGTGATGCATACATACAACGAACAACAGATCAACTGGGTTCGCGAGGGTTCTGCCTTAAATAAAATCAGGAAAGAATTGCATTCTGCTTAA
- a CDS encoding ferredoxin--NADP reductase, which produces MEFHKVSVAEVIRETGDTISICFDKDSHEEILDHFIPGQHLTLKLPINNKEVRRSYSISSIPGEKQVCITVKQVKKGLVSNYLVEKIQNGSVLEISKPEGHFVIQADPERSHSYYFFAAGSGITPVMSMIRSLLEHEPKSSVHLLYGNRKVENIIFYDRLRALQQKYEGQFFVEFTLSQSGKGLLPFFSSSKDSWDGWKGRIGKKLIDAFCEKYPARTKEKSFYICGPGNMIEDVKRELAALGNDPKSIHAEYFTTPAGTASESKTATVSSAQITVHLNGEQHRLSIPGNKKILDSLQDAGLDPPYSCCSGACSTCMAKVLKGSVHMDVALALEQDEIAAGYILTCQSRPTSEELEIKY; this is translated from the coding sequence ATGGAATTTCACAAAGTAAGTGTAGCAGAAGTCATCAGAGAAACCGGAGATACCATCAGTATCTGTTTTGACAAAGATTCGCATGAAGAAATTTTAGATCATTTTATTCCGGGTCAGCACCTGACTTTGAAATTACCGATCAACAACAAAGAAGTCAGAAGATCGTATTCCATTTCATCGATACCGGGTGAAAAGCAGGTTTGCATCACGGTCAAGCAGGTCAAAAAGGGATTGGTCTCCAATTATCTCGTTGAAAAAATTCAAAATGGATCCGTTCTTGAAATTTCCAAACCTGAAGGTCATTTTGTCATTCAAGCAGATCCGGAGAGATCTCACTCCTATTATTTTTTTGCAGCAGGTAGCGGAATTACTCCGGTCATGTCTATGATCCGTTCTTTACTCGAACACGAACCCAAATCAAGCGTGCATTTGTTGTATGGAAACAGAAAAGTAGAAAACATCATTTTTTACGATCGCCTCCGGGCACTTCAACAAAAATACGAAGGACAGTTTTTTGTTGAATTTACTTTGTCGCAAAGCGGAAAGGGTCTGCTTCCATTTTTTTCAAGTTCGAAAGACAGTTGGGATGGATGGAAAGGCAGAATTGGTAAAAAACTCATCGATGCCTTTTGCGAAAAATATCCTGCGCGAACCAAAGAAAAAAGTTTTTACATCTGCGGACCGGGCAACATGATCGAAGATGTCAAACGCGAATTGGCAGCACTTGGCAACGATCCTAAAAGCATTCACGCCGAATATTTCACGACCCCTGCCGGAACGGCATCAGAATCAAAAACTGCAACAGTAAGTTCTGCCCAGATTACGGTTCACCTCAACGGAGAACAACACCGGCTCAGCATTCCCGGCAACAAAAAAATTCTCGATAGCCTTCAGGATGCCGGTTTAGATCCACCTTATTCCTGTTGCAGTGGTGCCTGCTCCACTTGTATGGCCAAAGTTCTTAAAGGTTCCGTACACATGGATGTTGCACTTGCTCTGGAACAAGATGAAATTGCAGCTGGTTATATATTGACTTGCCAGTCCAGACCGACTTCGGAGGAGTTGGAGATTAAGTATTAG
- a CDS encoding outer membrane beta-barrel protein has product MKSVLFIFVLGFLGNPLLAQKGYELGAWVGAAQYFGDLNNLYRIDEPGLSFGFTGRYNFDTRLSVRMQLNYHRIAGADANSRNAFDLRRNLSFFSDIFEIAPCMEFNFLPLKHGSREDFVSPYMYAGFSIFHYNPKTEYNGESVALRELGTEGQIPGQEYNEISTAWLIGGGVKLDLTDKWSLNFDLGYRLAATDHLDDVSGYYPDYTELLINRGQIAVDLSDRSIPVDGTSKIGTPGTQRGDHNENDKFLSFGINLIYYFGKLRCPPISYPDL; this is encoded by the coding sequence TTGAAAAGCGTACTTTTTATTTTTGTATTGGGGTTTTTAGGCAACCCGTTATTGGCCCAAAAAGGTTATGAACTGGGGGCCTGGGTCGGTGCTGCACAATATTTTGGGGACCTCAACAATTTGTATCGCATCGACGAGCCGGGCCTGTCATTTGGGTTTACGGGACGGTATAATTTTGATACCCGCCTTTCGGTCCGGATGCAATTGAACTATCACCGGATCGCGGGAGCAGATGCCAATTCCCGAAATGCCTTTGATTTGAGGAGAAATCTCAGTTTTTTTTCTGATATTTTTGAAATTGCTCCATGTATGGAGTTCAATTTTTTACCCCTTAAGCATGGGTCCAGGGAAGATTTCGTCAGTCCTTACATGTACGCAGGATTTAGCATTTTTCACTACAACCCTAAAACAGAATACAACGGAGAAAGTGTTGCTCTTCGCGAATTGGGTACAGAGGGCCAGATCCCAGGTCAGGAATACAATGAAATCAGCACGGCATGGTTAATAGGCGGGGGTGTAAAATTGGACCTAACAGACAAGTGGAGCCTTAACTTTGATCTGGGTTACCGCCTGGCAGCAACCGATCATCTCGATGACGTAAGTGGTTATTATCCGGATTATACTGAATTGTTGATTAACAGAGGTCAAATCGCCGTAGACCTTTCAGATCGGTCCATTCCAGTTGATGGGACTTCGAAAATCGGCACTCCCGGAACCCAAAGAGGAGATCACAACGAAAATGATAAATTTCTCAGCTTTGGGATCAACCTCATTTATTATTTTGGTAAACTCAGGTGTCCTCCCATTTCCTACCCGGATTTGTAG
- a CDS encoding ATP-binding cassette domain-containing protein has translation MPEILELQNVVKDYSGLKAVNDVSFQVPHSCIMGLLGPNGAGKTSLIRIITGITQADSGSVLLHGKSVYKTIDPSIGYMPEERGLYKKMKVGEQLVFLTRLRGLSKPEAERNVVYWMKKFEIESWWTKKVEELSKGMSQKVQFIATVSHNPKLIILDEPFSGLDPINTNLIKEEIIRLKNEGASILFSTHRMEQVEEMCEHIILINKGKVVLNGEVTDVRNRFKENLFEVNLHTATSLPEHGFLEMIQQNPKHYYVRLNPGQTGNSILEFFIKNGAEIAGFNELLPSFNEIFIKTVNEISHE, from the coding sequence ATGCCTGAAATTTTGGAATTGCAAAATGTGGTCAAGGATTACAGTGGCCTCAAGGCGGTCAACGACGTCAGTTTTCAAGTGCCACATTCCTGTATCATGGGTTTATTGGGTCCCAATGGAGCGGGCAAAACCTCACTCATCCGGATCATTACGGGGATCACCCAGGCCGATTCCGGTTCGGTTTTGCTCCATGGAAAAAGCGTTTATAAAACCATCGATCCTTCTATTGGCTATATGCCCGAAGAGCGGGGGCTTTATAAAAAAATGAAAGTTGGCGAGCAGCTGGTCTTCCTGACGAGGCTACGGGGATTGAGTAAACCCGAAGCCGAACGCAATGTGGTTTATTGGATGAAAAAATTTGAAATTGAATCCTGGTGGACTAAAAAAGTCGAAGAGCTTTCGAAAGGGATGTCCCAAAAAGTCCAGTTCATTGCCACCGTGAGTCACAATCCCAAACTCATTATCCTGGACGAGCCATTTTCGGGCCTGGATCCCATCAATACCAATCTCATTAAAGAAGAAATTATTCGTTTGAAAAATGAAGGTGCCAGTATATTGTTTTCGACTCACCGGATGGAACAGGTAGAAGAAATGTGCGAACACATCATACTGATCAATAAAGGAAAAGTTGTATTGAACGGGGAGGTTACCGATGTGAGAAACCGGTTTAAAGAAAATTTATTCGAAGTCAATTTGCATACTGCGACCTCTTTGCCCGAACATGGATTTCTCGAAATGATTCAGCAAAATCCTAAACACTATTACGTGAGATTAAATCCAGGCCAAACGGGGAATTCAATTCTGGAATTTTTTATTAAAAATGGAGCGGAAATCGCTGGATTCAACGAGCTGCTGCCCAGTTTCAACGAAATTTTTATTAAAACCGTAAACGAGATCAGCCATGAATAA
- a CDS encoding gliding motility-associated C-terminal domain-containing protein: MKYFLIIGINLSCNLFLAAQDILAYYGGTTYHTVKISADFINFDDIFCNKTFVHGNLSYQENGLLYTTWTHVGLSGSGIITNLKRFDLLNCDTVQISKIQGKRNSSFYCLVVDFNGKLYFYTRLNGKNGIYRSNFDFTNIDTLLDLDNVSNYIIEDLVVLGDRLLALNQNLNEIYEIDTHFTIRRIINPEFKITGLTTQYNSCKDKRIIVSGYPYSHSVWDSIFQLPDDKLGDTLYLYEYDYINNSFKPLALHIYPHGQEAFLSSLTSFDDILSSDPECVFLLDLDRDNSSGAFPYGFFQNKALCGITGVRLTDQDLYIETDLKVDSMQIMISGYRDKGFEWIQSMDPAFQARLLQRNDSLYTFVFLANEQLTHIRDIITSLGYGHSGVLQRTIGHRELSITLFAENSIRRNAVCKVDVQEVEYLLRDTTLCEGQNVQLTSGVIGGPGDTLILNQAQNISGCDSIELLAIKSFPVSTFKIIGDTVLCPGRKAEICVDGGTFWKWSGGETSRCIKTDQNGLIKVSITDLYNCPYEIAYQFKTPEPLDYIVRTLDPLCYDGADGSIQIENAGNTLSYFLNNQSNSTGQFGALGSGNYRIKLVDTYGCEYFETVNLENPPEINISFLDTLIVKDRIAQMQQIADLQGSLKEIIIEPGQGILKIANGLYEVNPQTGGHYKILAIDTNDCVKEYQFTVLLDLNYKVYYPNIFSPNEDGINDLWNVFPGSGYKGESLEIYNRWGERVYVFQQSEIGQRDQGWNGQKFGVKMLPGVYVFKLIVSDEYNKLKTLSGNLTLVR; encoded by the coding sequence ATGAAGTATTTTTTAATAATCGGGATAAATTTATCCTGCAATTTATTCCTAGCAGCTCAGGATATTTTGGCTTATTACGGAGGAACAACTTATCACACGGTTAAAATTTCTGCTGATTTTATAAATTTTGATGATATATTCTGCAATAAGACATTCGTCCATGGAAATTTATCATATCAAGAGAACGGATTGCTTTATACAACTTGGACCCATGTGGGTTTATCTGGATCAGGGATTATAACAAATTTGAAGAGATTTGATTTACTAAATTGTGATACAGTTCAGATTAGTAAGATTCAGGGAAAACGAAATTCTAGTTTTTATTGTCTCGTTGTGGACTTCAATGGAAAATTGTACTTTTATACAAGATTAAACGGTAAAAATGGTATTTACAGAAGTAATTTTGATTTTACAAATATTGATACATTATTGGATTTAGATAATGTCAGTAATTATATTATTGAAGATTTAGTCGTTTTGGGTGACAGACTTCTTGCATTGAATCAAAATTTAAATGAAATATACGAGATCGATACACATTTTACAATACGAAGAATTATCAATCCTGAATTTAAAATTACAGGATTAACAACCCAATATAATAGTTGTAAAGATAAAAGGATTATCGTATCTGGTTATCCGTATTCACATTCAGTTTGGGATTCCATTTTTCAATTACCAGATGACAAGTTGGGAGACACATTGTACCTTTATGAATATGATTATATTAATAACAGTTTTAAGCCATTAGCTCTGCATATTTATCCACATGGCCAGGAAGCCTTCTTATCTAGCCTAACTTCCTTTGACGATATCCTATCAAGCGATCCGGAATGCGTGTTTTTATTGGATCTTGACCGGGACAACAGTTCCGGAGCTTTTCCTTATGGATTTTTTCAAAATAAAGCTTTGTGCGGTATTACCGGAGTAAGGCTAACGGATCAGGATTTGTATATCGAAACAGATCTGAAGGTAGACAGTATGCAAATCATGATAAGTGGTTATCGTGACAAGGGATTTGAGTGGATCCAAAGTATGGATCCAGCCTTTCAAGCCAGATTACTGCAACGCAATGATTCGCTGTATACATTTGTATTTTTGGCCAATGAGCAATTGACTCACATAAGAGATATTATCACATCCCTGGGGTACGGGCATAGCGGTGTATTGCAACGGACCATCGGACACCGGGAATTGTCAATCACCCTATTTGCAGAGAATTCTATTCGTAGAAATGCAGTGTGCAAAGTTGATGTACAGGAAGTTGAATATCTACTCAGAGATACCACCCTTTGCGAAGGGCAAAATGTGCAACTCACATCAGGAGTGATAGGAGGACCTGGAGATACTTTGATTTTAAATCAGGCCCAAAACATATCAGGATGTGATTCGATAGAGCTGTTGGCAATAAAATCTTTTCCGGTTTCAACTTTTAAGATTATAGGGGATACAGTTTTATGCCCTGGAAGAAAAGCTGAAATTTGTGTAGATGGAGGCACATTCTGGAAATGGTCCGGCGGAGAAACAAGCAGATGCATCAAAACGGATCAGAACGGACTTATCAAGGTAAGCATCACAGATCTGTACAATTGCCCATACGAGATAGCGTATCAATTCAAAACTCCGGAACCTCTCGACTATATTGTACGCACCTTAGATCCATTGTGTTATGATGGAGCCGATGGAAGCATACAAATAGAGAATGCTGGCAATACACTGAGCTACTTTCTAAATAATCAAAGCAACAGCACAGGGCAGTTTGGGGCATTGGGTTCAGGCAATTACAGGATTAAGCTGGTGGACACGTATGGTTGTGAATATTTCGAAACCGTAAATTTGGAAAATCCTCCGGAGATCAACATCAGTTTTCTGGATACACTTATTGTCAAAGACAGAATTGCTCAAATGCAACAAATCGCAGATCTGCAAGGCAGTCTTAAAGAAATTATCATAGAACCCGGACAAGGGATCTTAAAAATCGCAAATGGCTTGTATGAAGTCAATCCTCAAACGGGAGGCCATTATAAAATCCTTGCCATTGATACGAATGATTGTGTAAAGGAATATCAATTTACCGTACTGCTCGATTTAAATTATAAAGTCTATTATCCCAATATTTTTTCACCGAATGAGGATGGTATCAACGATTTATGGAATGTCTTTCCTGGGAGTGGGTACAAGGGTGAATCATTAGAGATCTACAATCGTTGGGGAGAACGCGTTTATGTATTTCAGCAGAGTGAGATTGGGCAGCGCGATCAGGGATGGAATGGGCAAAAGTTTGGAGTGAAAATGTTGCCTGGAGTTTATGTTTTTAAATTGATAGTCTCGGACGAGTATAATAAACTGAAGACCTTAAGTGGCAATCTGACTTTGGTAAGATAA
- the nadA gene encoding quinolinate synthase NadA, whose protein sequence is MNTGMTFNKKDLLDHGFLDIELDPGLDFEAEIQKLKKEKNAVILAHYYQDSEIQDLADFVGDSLQLSQEAARTKADMIAFAGVHFMAETAKILSPQKKVVVPDLKAGCSLSDSCPAPLFKKFKENYPDHVVVSYVNCTADLKTLTDICCTSSNAVHIINSIPRDKGIVFAPDKNLGAYLEKKTGRKLVKWDGACMVHEIFSREKITKLKVQHPEAIIIAHPECEEAVLQLAEYIGSTSGLLKFVQTNPAQSFIVATESGILHQMQLKCPDKTFIPAPPNNNCACNECPHMKRNTLEKLYLCMKYEQPEIILPDEVIRKAKASIDRMLEISAVAGLG, encoded by the coding sequence ATGAATACTGGAATGACGTTCAACAAAAAGGACTTGCTGGATCATGGATTTCTCGATATCGAACTCGATCCTGGTCTGGATTTCGAAGCGGAAATTCAAAAATTAAAAAAGGAGAAGAATGCCGTCATCCTGGCGCATTATTACCAGGATTCTGAAATTCAGGATCTTGCCGATTTTGTTGGAGACAGTTTGCAACTTTCGCAGGAAGCCGCACGAACCAAAGCTGACATGATTGCTTTTGCCGGAGTGCACTTTATGGCAGAAACGGCCAAGATCTTATCGCCACAAAAAAAAGTGGTCGTACCTGATCTCAAAGCAGGCTGCTCATTATCCGATTCGTGTCCGGCACCGCTGTTCAAAAAATTTAAGGAAAATTATCCGGATCACGTGGTCGTTTCATACGTAAACTGCACGGCAGATCTGAAAACGCTTACCGATATCTGCTGTACTTCTTCCAATGCCGTGCATATTATCAACTCCATCCCACGAGACAAAGGGATCGTCTTTGCCCCCGATAAAAATCTTGGTGCCTATCTCGAAAAAAAGACCGGCAGAAAACTGGTGAAATGGGACGGTGCCTGCATGGTGCACGAAATTTTTTCCAGAGAAAAAATCACCAAACTGAAAGTACAACATCCGGAAGCCATCATCATCGCACACCCTGAATGCGAAGAAGCCGTTTTACAACTCGCAGAATACATCGGTTCGACCAGCGGTTTATTAAAATTTGTACAAACGAATCCGGCCCAATCCTTTATCGTAGCAACAGAAAGCGGCATCCTCCACCAAATGCAACTAAAATGTCCCGACAAAACATTTATCCCGGCACCTCCCAACAACAACTGTGCCTGCAACGAATGTCCGCACATGAAACGCAATACCCTCGAAAAACTCTATTTGTGTATGAAGTACGAACAACCCGAAATCATCTTACCGGATGAGGTCATTCGCAAAGCCAAAGCCAGCATCGACAGAATGCTCGAGATCTCCGCAGTAGCGGGGTTGGGGTAG